The genomic stretch GTTGAGCCCGCTTCCGCTGCGTTTGCTGCGGTACATTGCAGCGTCTGCCCGACTGAGCAGTTCGGCAAAGCTCGTGCCATGGTCGGGGAACATCGCCATGCCGATGCTGGCGCGGACGAACCAGTTGCGGCCGTCTACGTTCAGGGGCAGAGCCAGGTCGCGCGTGAGCCGACCCGCAGCGGCACGGACGTCCACCTCGTTTGCGGGTTGACCGAGCAGGATCACGAATTCGTCCCCCCCGAGTCGTGCCACGGTGTCGCTGTCACGCAGGGCCAGTTGCAGGCGGGTCGCCACGGTGGCGAGAACCGTGTCGCCCGTGGCGTGCCCCGCGTTGTCGTTGATCTGCTTGAAGCCGTCGAGATCGATGACGAGCAGTGCGGCACGCCCGCGATGGCGGCGCGCCGCACTGAAGGTCATTTCGGCGCGCTGTTCCAGCAGGCGCCGGTTGGGCAACTTTGTCAGCGGGTCGAAGAATGCCAGGCGCTCGATTTCGGCCTCGGCCTGCTTGCGTGCATTGATATCCGATACCTGCGCCAGCACGGCACCGATTGTGCGTTTGGCGAGTTGGTTGCCGAGGCGCATTTCGACCCAGCGTGCTTCGTCGTTCGGGCGCAGGAGGCGGCACTCGAGCGCAACCGGGGCGCCTTCCGTGACCACCTTGCCAAAGCCTGTCCTGACCGCATCTGCGTCTTCTTCGACAACGTTGTTCCACAGCGGCCTGCCTTCCCACTGCGCTCGCGGCAGGCCGGTGATACGGGCGGTCGACGCATCGGCACTGCGCACGAGGCCGTCGGCATCGATCTCGAGCACACAGTCCAGCGCCTGGTCGGCGAGAGCCTGATTTCGCGCAGCGCGGCGGATGCGCTGCTGGCCAAGATGGGTGATCGTTCCGGCCATCAGGGCGCCTCCGAGCATGAGGAGCACGATGACAGGCATCGGGATCAGGTTGAGTTCGACGTTGCGGGGGGTGAAACGGATATCCCAGCGGCGGCCGCCGTAGATGTGGGTCCGGTGCAGTGTTTGCCGGTAGGGCAGGGATTCGTTGTCGATCGCGTCGTCTTCGAACAGTACCGCGGGATAGGTGTCCAGGCCTTCTTCGGCGCCCAGGTCGACGATCTGCAGGTGGAAGCGGCGGCGCAGCGCCGGTGCAATGGCGGTGTTGATGAGATCGTTGACGAGGAAGGATGCAGCGACGGTCTGCTGGTTCGAGAAATGACCGTTCCAGCCCGGTGTGCTGACCGGCGCCAGTATGAGCACTGCAACGGCGTTGGGTGCCTGCTGCAGACGGATCGGCGGCGTGGCGGCGAAGCCGTGGCTGCGCGCACGGGCGATCGCGAGGCGACGGACGTCGCTGCTCATGAGGTCGTACCCCAGGGAACGCTGATTGCCCAGTGGCGGATGGATGGTCTCGACGACGTGGTGCGTATGGCCGGGTTCGACAGGGTAGATGTCAAAACTTGCGTACGCCGGGTCATAATCGGAAAGGGTCTTTCTGACCCATTTCACATACGCTTCGCGATCGTCCTCGCTCACTTCCCGGTTGAAGGCAAATGCGCGCAACCCGGGCACGGCCTGTTCAATCTCCAGCGCGCGTGCATATCGCGCAAACTCTGCAACGGTGACTTCGTCGCTGCCGAGGTAATGGGCACGCAGGCCCAGGACAGCGTTCTGATAGAGCACAGTCTGCTGTATCAATGAAACCGTGGCCTGATCGACCGTGCGCGCGAAGGCGCGTTCGGACCGTGAGGCTTCCACCTCCTGATACTGCTGCAGGGCCAGCCACTGCAAGGCGATGACCGCCGCGACGACGGCCGCCGTGATCAGGGCGGAACGACGCCGTGCCGGCAAGCTCATTGCCGATACGCACGAACGGGCGGTGGGCGACGGGGGGGCCATGCTGCCTTGCTCCTTCCTGCTCCTTGTGCGGGCAGCGTTGCTACTCGCGCTGAAAGCGCTCGATCTGCCTGCGGTCCCGTTTGGTCGGGCGACCGTGCAGGCCTGCTCCGGGTGTCGCTGCGAGGCGGCGAGCCTCGCGTTCGGTTTCGCGGCGAGCAATGCTCTCCGCGCTCTCTTCGTACAGCAGGCGGGCCTGCTCGGCAGGGCCGCGTTTTTCGGCGATGCCGCATACACGCACCGAGATGGTGGCTTCGGCCTGAGTGATGTCTATCCGGTCGCCCGGCTTCACTGCACGGGCCGGTTTGGCCGACGCGCCGTTCAATTTTACCTTGCCGCCTTCCACCGCTTCGGTTGCAGCACTTCGGTGCTTGAAGAAGCGGGCTGCCCACAGCCACTTGTCGAGGCGGGTGCGGTCGGGGTCGGAGACGGGTTGGCCTGACATGTTAAGCATCTTGGAAAAGGTGTTCAGGTGTTCAGATCATCTCAGCAAAGTATCGCACACAGAAGCAGGGCAAACCCGCGCTCATGCAAACGCAATTACTCAAGGTGTGATGGTCGATTC from Parazoarcus communis encodes the following:
- a CDS encoding diguanylate cyclase domain-containing protein — translated: MAPPSPTARSCVSAMSLPARRRSALITAAVVAAVIALQWLALQQYQEVEASRSERAFARTVDQATVSLIQQTVLYQNAVLGLRAHYLGSDEVTVAEFARYARALEIEQAVPGLRAFAFNREVSEDDREAYVKWVRKTLSDYDPAYASFDIYPVEPGHTHHVVETIHPPLGNQRSLGYDLMSSDVRRLAIARARSHGFAATPPIRLQQAPNAVAVLILAPVSTPGWNGHFSNQQTVAASFLVNDLINTAIAPALRRRFHLQIVDLGAEEGLDTYPAVLFEDDAIDNESLPYRQTLHRTHIYGGRRWDIRFTPRNVELNLIPMPVIVLLMLGGALMAGTITHLGQQRIRRAARNQALADQALDCVLEIDADGLVRSADASTARITGLPRAQWEGRPLWNNVVEEDADAVRTGFGKVVTEGAPVALECRLLRPNDEARWVEMRLGNQLAKRTIGAVLAQVSDINARKQAEAEIERLAFFDPLTKLPNRRLLEQRAEMTFSAARRHRGRAALLVIDLDGFKQINDNAGHATGDTVLATVATRLQLALRDSDTVARLGGDEFVILLGQPANEVDVRAAAGRLTRDLALPLNVDGRNWFVRASIGMAMFPDHGTSFAELLSRADAAMYRSKRSGSGLNTMAGPIP
- a CDS encoding RNA-binding S4 domain-containing protein, translated to MSGQPVSDPDRTRLDKWLWAARFFKHRSAATEAVEGGKVKLNGASAKPARAVKPGDRIDITQAEATISVRVCGIAEKRGPAEQARLLYEESAESIARRETEREARRLAATPGAGLHGRPTKRDRRQIERFQRE